A stretch of the Prochlorococcus marinus str. MIT 0918 genome encodes the following:
- the ndhO gene encoding NAD(P)H-quinone oxidoreductase subunit O produces MTENPSTDNTPKLFRKGTLVRVNRLAYQNSIESMASDDISPEYIFEGPGELLSIKGDYGQVRWRRPVPDVWLRIDQLEPWTKS; encoded by the coding sequence ATGACTGAAAATCCTTCTACTGATAACACACCAAAACTTTTTCGTAAGGGTACTTTAGTACGAGTCAATCGTTTGGCGTATCAAAATAGTATTGAGTCAATGGCAAGTGATGATATAAGTCCGGAATATATATTTGAGGGGCCAGGGGAATTATTAAGTATTAAAGGCGATTATGGTCAAGTACGCTGGCGAAGACCAGTCCCTGATGTTTGGTTAAGGATTGATCAATTAGAACCCTGGACAAAATCTTAA
- a CDS encoding J domain-containing protein translates to MKDDPYTILGVTPTTPFPQIKSVYRALVKKYHPDTGGDQKTIIKINAAWKLLKEKNIQKEKATLNIEKVKVKAHYKESSQQDIEISIWLKDVYKPIDKLMNEIINAFPKQLKKLSADPYDDVLMANFCQYISNSQGKIKRIKEIYQSISTPLAARTFSLTLYQCFSEIEDGLIELERYTSGYVETYLHDGHEMLRKAKKQLLALNQDCLN, encoded by the coding sequence ATGAAAGATGATCCTTACACAATTCTTGGAGTAACTCCAACTACACCTTTTCCACAGATAAAATCTGTATATAGAGCTCTGGTCAAAAAATATCACCCAGATACTGGAGGAGATCAAAAAACAATCATTAAGATAAATGCAGCTTGGAAATTATTAAAAGAAAAGAATATTCAAAAGGAAAAGGCTACTCTAAATATTGAAAAAGTCAAAGTCAAAGCACATTACAAAGAAAGTTCTCAACAAGATATCGAAATCTCGATATGGTTGAAAGATGTCTATAAACCAATAGACAAATTAATGAATGAAATTATCAATGCTTTTCCAAAACAATTAAAAAAACTTTCGGCTGACCCATATGACGATGTCCTGATGGCAAACTTCTGTCAGTACATATCAAACAGCCAAGGAAAAATTAAAAGAATCAAAGAAATTTATCAATCAATTTCAACACCTCTTGCAGCAAGAACTTTTAGTCTTACCCTCTATCAATGTTTTTCTGAAATAGAAGATGGTCTTATCGAGCTAGAGCGATATACATCAGGTTACGTAGAAACTTATCTGCATGATGGCCATGAAATGCTTCGTAAAGCGAAAAAACAGCTTTTAGCACTGAACCAAGATTGTTTAAATTAA
- the cysK gene encoding cysteine synthase A, producing MPIASDITNLVGKTPMVKLNRLPKAYGCKAEIFAKLESFNPTASVKDRIAGAMVVEAEEQGTIRPGKTVLIEPTSGNTGIALAMVAAAKGYRLILTMPETMSTERRAMLRAYGAELQLTPGEDGIQGAIDLAKELVNSIPNAYLLQQFDNPANPKIHEKTTAEEIWSDCEGKIDAFIAGVGTGGTITGCARVLKSKNPELLVAAIEPSSSAVLSGKKAGAHSIQGIGAGFIPKVLETSLIDEIIEVADQEAMEIGRQLAREEGLLSGISSGAAVSAALKIGKRPTMEKKRLVVVLPSFGERYLSTAMFNNLSSLHPKRDSCI from the coding sequence ATGCCAATTGCATCTGACATAACAAATTTAGTGGGGAAGACCCCAATGGTAAAACTCAACCGTCTTCCAAAGGCTTATGGATGTAAAGCAGAGATATTCGCAAAATTAGAAAGCTTTAACCCAACTGCATCTGTAAAAGATCGTATTGCTGGTGCAATGGTTGTAGAAGCTGAAGAGCAAGGAACTATCAGACCTGGCAAAACAGTTTTAATAGAACCAACAAGCGGGAATACTGGAATTGCTCTAGCAATGGTTGCAGCTGCAAAAGGGTATCGATTAATACTCACAATGCCTGAAACCATGAGTACAGAAAGAAGAGCAATGCTTCGTGCCTATGGAGCTGAGCTTCAACTCACGCCAGGGGAAGATGGCATTCAGGGTGCAATTGATCTGGCTAAAGAATTAGTTAATTCCATACCAAATGCATATCTTCTACAACAATTTGATAATCCTGCTAATCCAAAAATTCATGAAAAAACCACAGCAGAGGAAATATGGTCAGATTGTGAAGGCAAAATTGATGCCTTCATAGCAGGAGTAGGTACTGGTGGAACAATCACTGGATGTGCACGAGTTCTAAAAAGTAAAAATCCTGAATTACTAGTCGCTGCAATAGAACCATCATCAAGTGCTGTCCTTTCAGGGAAAAAAGCTGGTGCACATAGCATTCAAGGAATAGGTGCAGGGTTTATTCCAAAGGTTCTAGAAACTTCATTAATCGATGAAATAATAGAAGTTGCTGATCAAGAGGCAATGGAAATAGGTAGACAACTCGCCAGAGAAGAAGGACTACTAAGTGGTATTAGTAGTGGAGCAGCTGTATCTGCTGCCTTAAAAATAGGTAAACGACCCACAATGGAAAAGAAACGTTTAGTAGTTGTGTTGCCTAGTTTTGGAGAAAGATATTTATCCACAGCTATGTTCAACAATCTTTCCTCGTTGCATCCAAAAAGAGACAGTTGCATATAA
- a CDS encoding ABC transporter ATP-binding protein yields MGDQSKNILYGKKDLPKLRLQSISFSWPNGVEALVDCSFSVPSPGLWMIVGGNGSGKSTLFRLISGLIKAQSGEFYCELKSALMLQNPDHQLLLPSCSSDLLLSISEGLNHIQRNEQITKALKQVDLEGMAERPIHTLSGGQKQRLAIAGALASQAELLLLDEPTALLDPVSQSSILKIVNRISRKSNKKPITALWITHRLEELTYCDGAAIMQKGRIGQWFSGDELIKRLK; encoded by the coding sequence ATGGGAGATCAATCGAAAAACATTTTGTACGGCAAAAAAGATTTACCTAAATTAAGGCTTCAAAGCATTTCTTTTTCTTGGCCTAATGGTGTTGAGGCCTTAGTTGATTGCAGCTTTTCTGTCCCAAGCCCTGGGTTATGGATGATTGTTGGGGGTAATGGAAGTGGTAAAAGTACATTGTTTCGTTTAATTAGTGGGTTAATTAAAGCTCAATCTGGTGAATTTTATTGTGAGTTGAAGTCAGCTTTAATGTTGCAAAACCCAGACCATCAATTGCTTTTACCAAGCTGTTCAAGTGATTTGTTGTTAAGTATTTCCGAAGGTTTAAATCATATTCAAAGAAATGAACAGATCACTAAAGCTCTTAAACAGGTTGATCTTGAGGGAATGGCAGAGAGGCCAATTCATACTTTAAGTGGAGGTCAAAAGCAACGCCTTGCAATAGCTGGAGCTTTAGCCAGTCAGGCAGAATTATTGTTGCTCGATGAGCCTACTGCTCTATTGGATCCAGTCAGTCAAAGTTCTATTTTGAAAATAGTTAATAGAATTTCTAGAAAATCTAATAAAAAACCAATTACTGCATTATGGATAACTCATCGTTTGGAAGAGCTTACATATTGTGATGGTGCTGCAATTATGCAAAAAGGTCGCATTGGACAATGGTTTTCAGGGGATGAACTAATTAAGAGATTAAAGTGA
- a CDS encoding response regulator transcription factor → MKPCILLIEDDKDMRELVAGHLEHTGFDVQRAEDGIKGQALALQYQPDLILLDLMLPNVDGLTLCQRLRRDERTASIPILMITALGATKDKVTGFNSGADDYLTKPFDLEELHVRIKALLRRIDRAPLGSSSHPEILSYGPLTLVPERFEAIWFDNPVRLTHLEFELLHCLLQRHGQTVPPSLILKEVWGYEPDDDIETIRVHVRHLRTKLEPDPRKPIFIKTVYGAGYCLELPKQLDQINQLRGLILTKINKTQTNNN, encoded by the coding sequence ATGAAGCCTTGCATTTTGCTAATTGAAGATGACAAGGACATGCGTGAATTAGTTGCAGGTCATTTAGAACACACTGGTTTTGATGTGCAACGTGCCGAAGATGGGATTAAGGGACAAGCTTTAGCTCTTCAATATCAGCCTGATTTAATTCTTCTAGATTTAATGTTGCCAAATGTAGATGGGTTGACTCTCTGTCAACGTTTAAGGAGAGATGAACGAACAGCATCAATACCTATTCTTATGATTACAGCTTTAGGTGCGACAAAAGATAAGGTCACAGGGTTTAATTCAGGTGCAGATGATTATTTGACTAAACCATTTGACCTTGAGGAGCTTCATGTAAGGATTAAAGCCTTACTTAGACGAATAGATCGAGCACCTTTGGGTAGTAGCAGTCATCCTGAAATTCTTAGTTATGGTCCTTTAACCTTAGTTCCGGAGCGATTCGAAGCCATTTGGTTTGATAACCCAGTTCGATTAACCCACCTAGAATTTGAACTATTACATTGTCTGCTTCAAAGGCATGGTCAAACTGTCCCTCCGTCTTTAATTCTTAAGGAAGTTTGGGGTTATGAGCCAGATGATGATATTGAAACCATTAGAGTACATGTTCGTCATTTAAGAACAAAGTTAGAACCTGATCCACGGAAGCCTATTTTCATTAAGACTGTATATGGTGCAGGTTATTGTTTAGAATTGCCTAAGCAGTTGGATCAGATCAATCAATTGAGAGGTTTAATACTAACAAAGATTAATAAGACTCAAACAAACAATAATTGA
- a CDS encoding DNA polymerase III subunit delta', which yields MSNNYSLFEDFPHQPLATNILLASLKVNHIAPTYLFSGPKGVGQKEIAMRFFEGIINKEENSIKTRRQLENMQHPDLLVIEPTYLYQGKIITQSIAKSENLSSHLSPQIRLDQIQEIKKFSTKKPIESTISMVLLEDVHLLNESASNALLKTIEEPTNAIFILISSMPDKLINTIKSRCQRIAFKPFSSEILKNTLDEYSEKLDFDSKSIQEEIIALSQGSPELLIKNINLIKNIPKEILSKSVDLPKEQLKALMLAKNITDELNSEQQIWLIDWMQHFYWRKQLDINKIKRLEQLKTHLRSSINQKIAWEIALIDIIDN from the coding sequence ATGTCTAACAATTATAGTTTATTCGAAGATTTTCCTCATCAACCATTGGCAACTAATATATTACTTGCTTCTTTAAAAGTAAATCATATAGCACCTACTTATCTATTTTCAGGACCAAAAGGAGTAGGGCAAAAAGAAATTGCTATGAGATTTTTTGAAGGAATTATTAATAAAGAAGAGAACTCTATTAAGACAAGGCGGCAATTAGAGAATATGCAACATCCAGATCTCTTAGTTATAGAGCCTACATACTTATACCAAGGGAAAATTATTACACAATCCATTGCTAAAAGCGAAAATTTATCGAGCCATCTTTCCCCTCAAATACGGTTAGATCAGATCCAAGAAATAAAAAAGTTCTCAACAAAAAAACCTATAGAATCAACTATCAGTATGGTTTTATTAGAGGATGTACACCTACTAAATGAATCTGCTTCTAATGCACTTTTAAAAACCATCGAAGAGCCAACTAATGCTATTTTTATATTAATCTCTTCAATGCCTGATAAACTAATAAATACTATAAAGTCAAGGTGTCAAAGAATTGCCTTCAAGCCATTTAGTTCTGAAATATTAAAGAATACCTTAGATGAGTACAGTGAAAAATTAGACTTTGATTCCAAGAGCATACAAGAAGAAATAATTGCTCTTTCTCAAGGCTCGCCTGAGCTATTAATCAAAAACATCAATCTAATTAAAAACATACCTAAAGAAATATTATCAAAAAGTGTTGATCTTCCTAAAGAACAACTAAAAGCATTAATGCTTGCAAAGAATATCACTGATGAACTGAATTCTGAACAACAAATTTGGCTGATTGATTGGATGCAACATTTCTACTGGAGGAAACAATTAGATATAAATAAAATAAAAAGATTAGAGCAACTAAAAACTCATCTAAGATCATCTATCAACCAAAAAATCGCATGGGAAATAGCCTTAATTGATATCATTGATAATTGA
- the tmk gene encoding dTMP kinase, translated as MKGLFIVLEGIDGCGKTTQMKHLIKWLPTSGLIPRGKKLIETREPGGTILGQSLRKLLLRKTQEASPDPLTELLLYAADRSQHINQIILPAIKKGDWVISDRFSSSTMAYQGFGRGLDKLLIQQLEKIATNGIKADITLFLDISIAESMKRRKNQAEDRIESEGEDFLNRVRQGFTSIAKENNWITIPSNISQEIVSKNIEQVIIKALENKK; from the coding sequence ATGAAGGGATTATTCATTGTTCTTGAAGGAATAGATGGATGCGGTAAGACTACACAAATGAAACATCTTATAAAATGGCTTCCAACTAGTGGATTAATTCCAAGAGGAAAGAAATTAATTGAAACTAGAGAGCCAGGAGGAACAATATTAGGGCAATCCTTAAGAAAATTACTACTTAGAAAAACACAAGAAGCGTCGCCAGATCCACTAACAGAATTATTATTATATGCTGCAGATAGATCACAACATATTAACCAAATTATTCTTCCAGCAATTAAAAAAGGAGATTGGGTTATTAGTGACAGATTTAGCAGCTCAACTATGGCTTACCAAGGTTTTGGAAGAGGCTTAGATAAACTTTTGATTCAGCAATTAGAAAAAATTGCTACAAACGGAATCAAAGCAGATATAACTCTTTTCTTAGATATTTCAATTGCAGAGAGTATGAAAAGAAGAAAGAATCAAGCTGAAGACAGAATAGAGTCAGAAGGTGAAGATTTTCTAAATCGTGTTAGACAAGGTTTTACTTCTATTGCAAAAGAAAATAATTGGATAACTATTCCCTCCAATATAAGTCAAGAAATTGTTAGCAAAAATATTGAACAAGTTATTATCAAAGCTTTGGAAAATAAGAAATAA
- a CDS encoding heavy metal translocating P-type ATPase: MSTKTKLNAKNSVLIDVEGMKCGGCVKTVEKTLLNHKNVQNASVNLVERTALIELENENTNIAEILLELGNRGFPAKTRIKNAFQQRIEINQKQELWKQWKQLMVALILLLLSVLGHLSEGGKLPIPVIGTLPFHAALATFALFGPGLAILKSGWKAASHLTPNMDSLVGIGVMSAYLTSLSSLIWTEFGWPCFFNEPVMLLGFVLLGRFLEERARFRTGKALKELAELQPEIARLYINKTQIREVRVGALKVGEKIQLLAGDRIPIDGIVIEGNSAVDSSSLTGEPLPIEIEPGNEIKAGTLNLNGTLIAEVKQIGAETTLARIINLVEQAQARRAPIQRIADEVAGKFCYGVVGLSIATFIFWWKAGSFIWPEVLNSSGQGLINSHQHILHSSLGGEAQTPIGLAIQLSIAVLVIACPCALGLATPTVITVATGKAAQKGWLFKGGDVIEKAAGIKQIIFDKTGTLTLGRPKVLECLSTKSETELIQIAASLENNSRHPIAYAILEAAQNNNLKLLNTVNSKDFPGKGITGEIEEMKGIIKLGKIDWVLTELTKFDNEIRKKLNNSKYKDNSMVAISRDNELLGLIIIDDKLRIDANTSLNQLRNKGYKLILMSGDRKSSVIKVGNELGFEENLLDWELLPEEKLYKLEHHRKFGPIAMVGDGINDAPALASADIGIAIGTGTQIAQDTADLVLLGDRLESLPEVFVLAKKTMQKIKQNLFWAFGYNIIALPIAAGILLPKYGILLSPPLAALLMAISSMTVVINALSLRTL, from the coding sequence TTGAGTACTAAAACTAAACTCAATGCAAAAAACTCCGTTTTAATAGACGTTGAGGGAATGAAATGTGGTGGATGCGTCAAAACAGTAGAAAAAACTCTTCTGAATCATAAAAATGTTCAGAATGCAAGTGTCAACTTAGTAGAAAGAACTGCATTAATAGAGCTTGAAAATGAAAACACAAATATTGCAGAAATCCTTTTAGAACTTGGGAATAGAGGCTTCCCTGCAAAAACAAGAATTAAAAATGCATTCCAACAACGTATTGAAATAAATCAAAAACAAGAACTTTGGAAACAATGGAAGCAATTAATGGTCGCATTGATTTTGCTGCTTCTATCAGTTCTTGGCCATTTATCTGAAGGAGGAAAACTACCAATACCAGTTATCGGAACATTACCTTTTCATGCTGCTCTTGCAACATTTGCATTATTTGGACCTGGATTAGCAATTCTCAAAAGCGGATGGAAAGCAGCCTCTCATCTAACTCCCAACATGGATTCTCTGGTTGGCATAGGAGTAATGAGTGCATATTTAACAAGTCTGAGTTCACTTATATGGACTGAGTTTGGATGGCCTTGTTTTTTTAATGAGCCTGTAATGCTTTTAGGATTTGTATTACTAGGTAGATTTTTAGAAGAGCGAGCAAGATTTCGAACTGGTAAAGCCTTAAAAGAATTGGCCGAATTACAACCTGAGATAGCAAGGCTTTACATCAATAAAACTCAAATTCGTGAAGTAAGAGTAGGAGCCTTAAAAGTTGGAGAAAAAATTCAATTATTAGCTGGAGACCGTATCCCAATTGATGGAATTGTTATCGAAGGGAATTCAGCTGTTGATAGTTCAAGTCTTACTGGTGAACCCTTACCTATTGAGATAGAACCAGGTAATGAAATAAAAGCAGGTACATTAAATCTCAATGGAACCCTCATAGCAGAAGTTAAGCAAATAGGAGCAGAAACAACTTTGGCAAGAATTATTAATTTAGTGGAACAAGCTCAAGCAAGAAGAGCACCTATTCAAAGAATTGCAGATGAAGTAGCAGGGAAATTTTGTTATGGGGTAGTAGGGCTATCAATAGCTACATTTATTTTCTGGTGGAAAGCTGGTTCATTTATCTGGCCTGAAGTTTTAAATTCATCAGGGCAAGGTCTCATTAATAGCCATCAACATATTTTACATTCTTCACTTGGAGGAGAAGCTCAAACTCCAATAGGTCTTGCAATCCAACTTTCTATTGCTGTATTGGTTATTGCATGTCCTTGTGCACTTGGATTAGCTACTCCAACTGTAATAACTGTGGCTACGGGGAAAGCAGCTCAAAAAGGATGGTTGTTTAAAGGTGGAGATGTGATTGAAAAAGCTGCTGGAATTAAACAAATTATATTTGACAAAACCGGTACATTAACTTTAGGTCGACCAAAAGTACTAGAATGTTTATCAACTAAAAGTGAAACTGAATTAATACAAATAGCAGCCAGTTTAGAAAACAATAGTAGGCATCCAATAGCTTACGCAATTTTAGAAGCTGCTCAGAATAATAATTTAAAACTATTAAATACTGTCAATTCAAAAGATTTTCCTGGCAAAGGAATCACTGGAGAGATAGAAGAGATGAAAGGAATCATTAAGCTAGGAAAAATAGATTGGGTGCTCACAGAATTAACAAAGTTTGACAATGAAATTAGGAAGAAATTAAATAATTCAAAATACAAAGATAATTCTATGGTTGCAATTTCAAGAGATAATGAACTTTTAGGTCTAATTATTATTGATGATAAATTACGGATTGATGCAAATACATCACTTAATCAATTAAGAAATAAAGGGTATAAGTTAATATTAATGAGTGGAGATAGAAAAAGTTCTGTTATTAAAGTAGGAAATGAATTAGGTTTTGAAGAGAATCTTTTAGACTGGGAATTATTACCAGAAGAAAAACTGTATAAATTAGAACATCATCGAAAATTTGGTCCAATAGCAATGGTAGGTGATGGAATTAATGATGCACCTGCTCTTGCTAGTGCAGATATAGGAATTGCAATTGGAACAGGTACGCAAATTGCACAAGATACAGCTGATCTTGTTTTACTAGGTGATCGTCTTGAAAGCTTGCCAGAAGTATTCGTCTTAGCTAAAAAAACCATGCAAAAAATAAAGCAAAATCTCTTTTGGGCATTTGGCTATAACATCATTGCTCTGCCAATTGCAGCTGGAATTCTATTGCCGAAATATGGGATTCTTTTATCTCCACCACTTGCAGCATTATTAATGGCTATAAGTTCAATGACTGTCGTAATAAATGCATTATCTCTTAGGACATTATGA
- a CDS encoding photosystem I assembly protein Ycf3, whose translation MPSSNNKDNFLDKAFTVIAEGIVKVMPIAAKEKQAYIYYREGFAAQNNGDYSEALENYEESLKLEENAIDRGETLKNMAIIYMSNGDEERAIETYKKALEENPKQPSCLKNMGLIYEKRGRTCQQEGRQDESDIWFDKAAEVWVKAVRLYPGGYLDIENWLKTTGRSKIDVYL comes from the coding sequence GTGCCTAGTAGCAATAACAAAGACAATTTCTTGGATAAGGCTTTTACAGTAATAGCTGAAGGCATTGTCAAGGTGATGCCAATTGCAGCAAAAGAGAAACAGGCCTACATCTATTACAGAGAGGGATTTGCAGCACAGAACAATGGAGATTATTCTGAAGCATTAGAAAATTATGAAGAGAGTCTAAAGCTCGAAGAAAATGCGATAGATAGAGGTGAAACACTAAAAAATATGGCAATTATTTATATGAGTAATGGAGATGAGGAGCGAGCCATAGAAACCTATAAGAAAGCCTTAGAAGAAAATCCTAAGCAGCCCTCTTGCCTTAAGAATATGGGATTAATTTATGAAAAAAGAGGACGGACTTGCCAGCAAGAAGGGAGGCAGGATGAGAGTGATATTTGGTTTGATAAAGCAGCAGAAGTATGGGTGAAAGCAGTTAGGCTTTATCCAGGGGGATATCTGGATATAGAAAATTGGCTTAAGACAACTGGTAGAAGTAAAATAGATGTGTATTTATGA
- the radA gene encoding DNA repair protein RadA, producing the protein MTRTSTIYICQNCGAETKQFFGRCTSCGEWNSIVEEVISPLDFKARRKNGHRSKVLEENRSQPISTLKNQPIERISTGYKELDRVLGGGIVPGSLVLIGGDPGIGKSTLLLQSATEMALYKSILYITAEESSNQVQLRWNRLEKKESKLHLLAETDLELILEEIESFKPSVAIIDSIQALHEKTLGGTPGSVTQVRECSAALQRLAKSQNIALILVGHVTKDGILAGPKVLEHLVDAVLTFEGDRFASHRILRTIKNRFGATNELGVFEMQGNGLNEVSNPSKLFLSSENASGVATIVACEGTRPIAIDVQALINKSSYPSPRRTATGIESNRLHQILAVIEKHMNLSLFRFDCYLAVAGGLEVEEPAADLGIATAIISSYKKKMVPKGTVIIGEIGLGGQIRSVGQIQLRLREAERLGFKTAIIPKNINQKSEIAIYNKINVKEVSNINQAIEICLSD; encoded by the coding sequence GTGACACGAACTAGCACTATTTATATCTGCCAAAACTGTGGCGCAGAAACGAAACAATTCTTTGGTCGATGCACCAGCTGCGGTGAATGGAATTCAATAGTTGAAGAGGTGATTTCACCACTAGACTTTAAGGCGAGACGAAAGAATGGACATCGTTCAAAAGTACTGGAAGAAAATCGTTCTCAACCAATTTCTACTTTAAAAAATCAACCTATTGAAAGAATAAGTACCGGGTACAAAGAACTCGATCGTGTACTTGGTGGAGGGATCGTTCCAGGTTCTTTAGTACTAATTGGAGGAGATCCAGGCATAGGGAAAAGCACCCTGCTGTTACAAAGTGCAACTGAAATGGCTCTTTACAAATCTATTCTTTACATCACAGCAGAAGAATCAAGTAATCAAGTGCAACTTCGGTGGAATCGACTTGAAAAAAAAGAATCTAAACTTCACCTATTAGCAGAAACCGATCTTGAATTAATACTTGAAGAAATTGAAAGCTTTAAACCTTCTGTAGCAATAATTGACAGTATTCAAGCATTGCATGAAAAAACTCTAGGTGGCACTCCAGGTTCAGTAACTCAAGTTCGTGAATGCTCAGCAGCACTACAGCGTCTAGCGAAATCCCAAAATATTGCCCTGATTCTTGTTGGTCACGTTACAAAAGACGGGATATTAGCCGGACCAAAAGTCCTGGAACATCTTGTTGATGCAGTTTTAACCTTTGAAGGAGATCGATTTGCAAGCCATAGGATTCTTAGAACGATTAAAAATAGATTTGGGGCAACCAATGAACTTGGTGTATTCGAAATGCAAGGAAACGGACTGAATGAAGTATCTAATCCAAGTAAGCTATTTTTAAGTTCAGAAAATGCATCTGGTGTAGCGACAATAGTTGCCTGCGAAGGAACTAGACCCATTGCTATAGATGTGCAAGCTCTAATAAATAAAAGCAGTTACCCTTCTCCTCGTAGGACAGCAACAGGGATTGAAAGCAATAGACTTCATCAAATTTTAGCCGTTATTGAAAAACATATGAATCTTTCATTATTTCGTTTCGATTGCTATTTAGCTGTTGCTGGAGGTCTAGAAGTTGAAGAGCCTGCAGCTGATTTAGGAATTGCAACTGCGATAATTTCTAGTTACAAGAAAAAGATGGTTCCAAAGGGAACAGTCATTATTGGAGAAATAGGCCTTGGAGGGCAAATACGATCAGTTGGGCAAATACAATTAAGACTTCGTGAAGCAGAAAGGCTAGGATTTAAAACTGCAATTATTCCAAAAAATATTAATCAAAAATCTGAGATAGCAATTTACAACAAAATTAATGTTAAAGAAGTCTCAAATATCAATCAAGCCATAGAAATATGTTTATCAGACTAA
- the rpaB gene encoding response regulator transcription factor RpaB, with the protein MTAATSQSKEIILVADDEASIRRILETRLSMIGYQVITACNGNEAIQQFHNCEPDLVVLDVMMPKLDGYGVIQELRKESDVPIVMLTALGDVADRITGLELGADDYVVKPFSPKELEARIRCVLRRVEKEQIAGLPNSGVIQVASFRIDTNRRKVYRGDERIRLTGMEFSLLELLVSRSGEPFSRGEILKEVWGYTPERHVDTRVVDVHISRLRSKLEDDPANPELILTARGTGYLFQRIVDPLSSEHI; encoded by the coding sequence ATGACGGCAGCCACCAGTCAATCTAAGGAAATTATTCTCGTGGCTGATGATGAAGCGAGTATCAGGAGAATCCTGGAAACTCGTTTATCAATGATCGGCTATCAAGTCATCACAGCTTGTAATGGGAATGAAGCCATCCAGCAATTTCACAATTGTGAACCTGATTTGGTTGTGCTAGATGTAATGATGCCAAAGTTAGATGGCTATGGCGTTATTCAAGAATTGCGTAAGGAATCTGATGTTCCGATTGTAATGCTTACTGCCTTGGGAGATGTTGCAGATAGGATTACAGGACTTGAATTAGGAGCGGATGATTATGTAGTAAAGCCATTTAGCCCTAAGGAATTGGAAGCACGCATTCGTTGTGTTTTAAGACGTGTAGAAAAAGAGCAAATTGCAGGTTTACCTAATTCAGGTGTCATTCAGGTTGCTTCATTCCGAATTGATACCAATAGACGCAAGGTTTATCGAGGAGATGAACGTATCCGTTTGACTGGAATGGAATTCAGCTTGTTAGAGCTTCTTGTGAGCCGCTCTGGGGAGCCTTTTAGCCGAGGTGAAATCCTGAAAGAAGTTTGGGGATATACCCCAGAAAGGCATGTGGATACAAGGGTGGTGGATGTTCATATTTCTCGATTACGTTCTAAATTAGAAGATGATCCTGCAAACCCTGAATTAATCCTTACTGCTCGAGGTACAGGTTATTTGTTCCAACGGATTGTAGATCCTTTGTCTTCAGAACATATTTAA